A region of Fibrobacter succinogenes subsp. succinogenes S85 DNA encodes the following proteins:
- a CDS encoding sulfate adenylyltransferase subunit 1, which translates to MKGLLKFITCGSVDDGKSTLIGHILYDSKLLYTDQEKALELDSKVGSRSGKIDYSLLLDGLMAEREQGITIDVAYRYFTTDHRSFIVADTPGHEEYTRNMAVGASFADLAVILVDASQGVLVQTRRHARICRLMGIRHFVFAVNKMDLVGYSEDVFNKIKVQIAELAQTHSLSNIQVIPLSATEGDNVTIKSKNIAWYQGPALLEYLENVDTSSSALEKGFYMPVQRVSRPDRTFRGFQGQIESGTIRVGDVIKSLPSYEKASVKSILYTNRNVEEAHAGEPVTITLDREVDVSRGCVLARDASIGSYKKIKASLLWMDDEPLSLGKDYLVKIGTKIIPGTLTKIDYAIDVNTGAHLETESISKNGIAVCEIVFAEAIVVDLFEKHKTLGELILIDIVTHATAACGVVEGLYEKQLQSNEKAAFVQGERHGRGEIFEEFFYDTATLSVVKQQPVKQHYTVGDEIPTAGESYHYPDDFDIIILRDSIAVKVRGKRIAEITTAEEYHYGNVPVINGRGFEIKVHSDEDVKQLLNEYEKAGIAGREEFFRKWASFNTYRKVVLH; encoded by the coding sequence ATGAAAGGTTTATTGAAGTTTATTACTTGCGGTAGCGTTGACGACGGAAAATCAACCCTTATCGGTCATATTCTTTACGATTCCAAATTGCTTTACACCGATCAGGAAAAGGCTCTGGAATTAGACAGTAAAGTTGGTAGCCGCAGCGGTAAAATCGACTATTCACTTTTGCTCGACGGTCTCATGGCTGAACGCGAACAAGGCATTACCATAGATGTCGCGTACCGCTATTTTACAACGGACCATCGCAGTTTTATTGTTGCCGATACACCGGGGCATGAAGAATACACCCGCAACATGGCGGTGGGCGCCTCGTTTGCGGACCTCGCCGTGATTCTCGTAGATGCATCGCAAGGCGTTCTCGTACAGACGCGTAGACACGCCCGCATTTGCAGGCTGATGGGTATTCGCCACTTTGTCTTTGCCGTGAACAAGATGGATCTTGTGGGCTACAGCGAAGATGTATTCAACAAAATCAAGGTACAAATCGCAGAACTTGCACAGACTCATTCCCTGAGCAACATACAAGTTATTCCGCTCTCGGCAACGGAAGGCGACAACGTTACCATCAAATCGAAAAACATTGCATGGTATCAAGGTCCTGCATTACTTGAATACCTTGAAAATGTCGATACTTCAAGCTCTGCACTAGAAAAGGGATTTTACATGCCCGTGCAGCGCGTGAGCCGCCCCGACCGTACATTCCGCGGATTCCAAGGACAAATTGAATCAGGAACGATTCGCGTCGGAGACGTCATCAAATCCCTCCCGAGTTACGAGAAAGCATCCGTCAAAAGCATTCTCTACACAAATAGGAATGTCGAAGAAGCCCACGCTGGCGAACCGGTCACGATTACGCTAGACCGTGAAGTTGACGTATCGAGAGGTTGCGTGCTCGCTAGAGATGCAAGCATCGGTAGCTACAAGAAAATCAAGGCGTCACTTTTGTGGATGGATGACGAGCCGCTTTCGCTAGGCAAAGACTACCTCGTCAAAATCGGGACAAAGATTATTCCTGGAACACTCACGAAAATTGACTATGCCATTGACGTGAACACAGGCGCACACTTAGAAACAGAAAGCATTTCCAAGAACGGGATAGCCGTCTGCGAAATTGTTTTTGCCGAAGCCATTGTCGTTGATCTTTTTGAAAAGCACAAAACGCTTGGCGAGCTCATTCTCATTGACATCGTAACGCATGCAACAGCCGCTTGCGGCGTTGTTGAAGGGCTCTACGAAAAGCAACTTCAATCCAACGAAAAGGCAGCCTTTGTGCAAGGCGAGCGCCATGGCCGTGGAGAAATCTTCGAAGAATTCTTCTACGATACAGCTACACTTTCCGTAGTAAAGCAACAGCCAGTCAAGCAGCACTACACTGTAGGCGACGAAATCCCGACTGCTGGCGAAAGCTACCACTACCCCGACGATTTCGATATCATCATCTTGCGAGACAGTATCGCCGTCAAGGTTCGTGGCAAGCGCATCGCGGAAATCACCACGGCAGAGGAATACCACTACGGAAACGTTCCCGTCATCAATGGACGCGGCTTTGAAATCAAGGTCCATTCCGATGAAGACGTTAAGCAGCTGCTTAACGAATACGAAAAAGCAGGTATCGCAGGTCGCGAAGAATTCTTCCGCAAGTGGGCTTCATTTAATACATATCGCAAAGTCGTATTACACTAA
- a CDS encoding sulfate ABC transporter substrate-binding protein — MNFKKITIASIALLSIAFTACSSSDSKTESTKQTLTNVSYDPTRELYANYNQVFAKHWKEKTGKDVEITQSHGGSGKQALEVANGLEADVVTLALEYDVNAVRDAGLIEDGWVKEFPLNSAPYTSTIVFLVRKGNPKNLKDWGDLVKDGIGVITPNPKTSGGARWNYLAAWAWAEKQYNGDEAKVKEFVKKLYKNVLVLASGARGSTTTFIENGQGDVLLAWENEAFLSLKDYPNDYEIVIPSVSILAEPSVAIVDKVVDKRGTRELATEYLNFLYSDEGQHIAAKNHYRPSNKAILDQYKEFDQNVNLIDISYFGGWDKAQKTHFSNGGIFDQIYEKK, encoded by the coding sequence ATGAATTTCAAAAAAATTACTATAGCATCCATCGCTCTTCTCTCCATCGCTTTCACCGCCTGCTCTTCTTCGGACAGCAAGACCGAAAGCACAAAGCAAACACTTACTAACGTGTCTTACGACCCGACGCGTGAGCTCTACGCCAACTACAACCAGGTCTTTGCTAAGCACTGGAAGGAAAAGACCGGCAAGGATGTGGAAATCACGCAGTCCCACGGCGGTTCTGGCAAGCAGGCTTTGGAAGTCGCCAACGGTCTCGAAGCAGACGTTGTAACGCTCGCCCTCGAATACGACGTGAACGCTGTGCGCGATGCAGGCCTTATCGAAGATGGCTGGGTCAAGGAATTTCCGCTGAACAGCGCTCCTTACACCTCCACCATCGTCTTCCTCGTTCGCAAGGGTAACCCGAAGAATCTCAAGGACTGGGGCGACCTCGTCAAAGACGGCATCGGAGTCATCACGCCGAACCCGAAAACTTCTGGCGGCGCACGCTGGAACTATCTCGCCGCTTGGGCATGGGCCGAAAAGCAGTACAACGGCGACGAAGCCAAGGTCAAGGAATTCGTGAAGAAGCTCTACAAGAACGTGCTCGTACTCGCTTCTGGCGCTCGCGGCTCTACGACGACATTCATCGAAAACGGCCAGGGCGATGTTTTGCTCGCTTGGGAAAACGAAGCATTCCTCTCGCTCAAGGACTACCCCAACGATTACGAAATCGTCATCCCTAGCGTAAGCATCTTGGCAGAACCGTCTGTCGCAATTGTAGACAAGGTTGTTGACAAGCGCGGCACCCGCGAACTTGCCACCGAATACCTGAACTTCCTCTACAGCGACGAAGGCCAGCACATTGCAGCTAAGAACCACTACCGTCCTTCCAACAAGGCCATTCTTGACCAGTACAAGGAATTTGACCAAAACGTGAACCTGATTGACATCAGCTACTTCGGCGGTTGGGACAAGGCTCAAAAAACGCACTTCTCCAACGGTGGCATTTTCGACCAGATTTACGAAAAGAAGTAA
- the cysT gene encoding sulfate ABC transporter permease subunit CysT produces the protein MKRTNRSVIPGFGLTTGITLAILGVVVLIPLASLVVFTAQMSFDEIIETITRDRVLSSFRVSFTTAFIASFINAVMGIILAWVLVKYTFPLKRLIDGMIELPFALPTAVAGIALTALTADTGLVGGFFAKFGIKIAFTQIGITVALVFIGIPFVVRAVQPVLEKLDPAYEEAAGVLGASRGRIFWKVIFPEIVPAALTGFGLAFGRCLGEYGSVVFIAGNKPFETEIAPLIIMSELQEYDYASATTIALVMLVASFVTLFLVNLIQTRNTKILKGGA, from the coding sequence ATGAAAAGAACAAATAGAAGTGTTATACCAGGTTTCGGCCTTACTACAGGCATCACGCTCGCCATTTTGGGCGTTGTCGTGCTCATTCCGCTCGCATCGCTTGTGGTGTTTACGGCGCAAATGAGTTTTGATGAAATTATAGAGACCATTACGCGCGACCGAGTGCTCTCTAGCTTTCGTGTGAGTTTTACAACTGCATTTATCGCATCGTTCATCAATGCAGTAATGGGCATCATTCTTGCGTGGGTTCTTGTAAAATACACATTTCCACTCAAACGATTGATTGACGGAATGATCGAACTTCCATTTGCCTTGCCGACAGCTGTGGCGGGCATCGCTCTCACGGCACTCACAGCAGATACAGGCCTTGTGGGCGGATTCTTTGCAAAATTCGGCATCAAAATTGCCTTTACGCAAATCGGCATTACGGTTGCGCTCGTGTTTATCGGCATTCCATTTGTAGTACGTGCAGTGCAGCCCGTACTCGAGAAACTGGACCCTGCATACGAAGAAGCCGCAGGCGTGCTAGGCGCATCACGGGGCCGCATTTTCTGGAAAGTGATATTCCCAGAGATCGTACCTGCCGCATTGACGGGATTCGGGCTTGCATTCGGGCGTTGCCTCGGTGAATATGGCAGCGTCGTTTTCATCGCAGGCAACAAGCCATTCGAAACAGAAATTGCACCGCTAATTATCATGTCAGAACTGCAAGAATACGATTACGCGAGTGCAACGACAATTGCGCTTGTCATGCTCGTAGCCTCGTTTGTAACGCTTTTCCTCGTGAACTTAATACAAACAAGAAATACCAAAATTCTGAAAGGAGGCGCTTAA
- the cysW gene encoding sulfate ABC transporter permease subunit CysW yields MYKETTSSKIVKWSLIGISIAFVVLMLLLPLITVIAEAFKQGFDIYAKAVSDNYTIKAIWLTLEATLLAVIINTVFGLSAAWSLTKFHFKGKKILTTLIDLPVTVSPIIAGLIFLLTFGRQSPIYPLLQSWDIKIVFAVPGIVLATIFVTFPFISRELIPVLEARGNDEEEAAALMGAKGWTIFRKITFPHIKWAFLYGVVLCAARAMGEFGAVSVISGHLRGKTNTLPLHVEILFNEFQYVPAFAVSSILVMLAIAILIARSAIEYRGRKKI; encoded by the coding sequence ATGTACAAAGAAACGACTTCTTCAAAGATTGTCAAATGGTCCTTGATTGGCATAAGCATCGCCTTTGTGGTGCTCATGCTTTTACTCCCCTTGATTACAGTTATCGCCGAAGCATTCAAGCAAGGATTTGACATTTATGCAAAGGCTGTTAGCGACAACTACACCATCAAAGCCATTTGGCTCACCCTCGAAGCGACTTTACTTGCGGTCATCATCAACACCGTTTTCGGCTTGAGCGCAGCATGGTCACTCACCAAGTTCCATTTCAAAGGCAAAAAAATCCTTACGACATTGATAGACTTGCCGGTAACGGTTTCACCGATTATCGCAGGCCTTATCTTCTTGCTCACGTTCGGACGCCAAAGCCCCATTTACCCGCTATTGCAAAGTTGGGACATCAAGATAGTCTTTGCCGTACCTGGCATTGTTCTTGCAACGATTTTCGTCACATTTCCGTTCATTTCGCGTGAATTGATTCCCGTTCTGGAAGCTCGCGGAAACGATGAAGAAGAGGCCGCCGCGCTGATGGGCGCTAAAGGCTGGACCATTTTCCGCAAGATTACATTTCCGCACATCAAGTGGGCATTTCTGTACGGCGTGGTGCTCTGCGCCGCCCGTGCCATGGGTGAATTCGGCGCTGTCTCGGTCATCTCCGGGCACTTGCGCGGAAAGACGAACACCCTACCCTTGCATGTAGAAATTCTCTTCAACGAATTCCAATACGTGCCCGCTTTTGCAGTTTCGTCAATTCTTGTGATGCTAGCCATCGCCATTTTGATTGCACGAAGCGCGATTGAATACAGAGGTCGAAAGAAAATATAA
- a CDS encoding ABC transporter ATP-binding protein yields MYVELKNINKHFGNFKASDNVSFGIEKGKLIGLLGPSGSGKTTILRMIAGLENPDSGEIIIDGKVINNVPASKRGIGFVFQSYALFRYMTVFENIAFGLRVLKKSENEIKERVAELVKLIGLEGLENRYPSQLSGGQRQRVAFARALAPNPQLLLLDEPFAAIDAKVRQELRHWLKEMIAKLGVTSIFVTHDQDEAIEVADEIIITNKGRIDQIGKPLEVYSKPKTAFVASFFGQPSIFKDYNKFHSFDTIPNVDQAIVRPEFVKVTKKNEVQKFKNSAEEGVVTDVAFRGSGIEITVLVNGETLTARRSFDEPSISVGEKVDVFIYRLFVTVGNYAFLLENKSIREPIVVI; encoded by the coding sequence ATGTACGTAGAATTAAAAAACATCAACAAGCATTTTGGCAATTTCAAGGCCTCAGACAACGTTTCTTTCGGCATCGAAAAAGGCAAACTCATCGGCCTCCTGGGTCCGAGCGGTTCCGGAAAGACGACCATACTCCGCATGATCGCAGGACTTGAAAATCCCGATAGCGGAGAAATAATCATCGACGGGAAAGTCATCAACAACGTCCCAGCAAGCAAGCGCGGCATCGGCTTTGTATTCCAAAGTTATGCGCTGTTCCGCTACATGACCGTTTTCGAAAACATTGCATTTGGCCTTCGCGTGCTCAAGAAATCCGAAAACGAAATCAAGGAACGCGTCGCCGAACTGGTAAAGCTCATCGGCCTTGAAGGTCTCGAAAACCGCTACCCGAGCCAACTTTCGGGCGGCCAGCGCCAACGTGTCGCATTTGCACGCGCACTCGCGCCAAATCCACAGTTACTTTTGCTTGACGAGCCATTCGCCGCCATCGATGCGAAAGTCCGCCAAGAACTGCGCCACTGGCTCAAGGAGATGATTGCAAAGCTCGGTGTCACAAGTATTTTCGTGACTCACGACCAGGACGAAGCCATCGAAGTCGCCGACGAAATCATCATCACAAACAAAGGACGCATCGATCAAATTGGCAAGCCACTAGAAGTTTACAGCAAGCCCAAAACCGCTTTTGTAGCCTCGTTCTTTGGACAACCAAGCATTTTTAAAGATTACAACAAGTTCCACAGCTTTGACACAATCCCGAATGTTGACCAAGCGATAGTCCGCCCTGAATTTGTCAAAGTCACCAAGAAAAACGAAGTTCAAAAATTCAAGAATTCTGCCGAAGAAGGTGTCGTGACAGACGTCGCATTCCGCGGGAGTGGCATCGAAATCACAGTACTCGTCAACGGAGAAACTCTTACCGCGCGCCGCTCTTTCGACGAGCCTAGTATTTCCGTCGGCGAAAAAGTCGATGTATTCATTTACCGTCTCTTTGTGACCGTAGGCAACTACGCGTTCTTACTCGAAAACAAATCTATTCGCGAACCAATCGTCGTCATTTAG
- a CDS encoding hydrolase translates to MALSANITREGALELLKKYNKDPFHLEHGEIVENTMRYFARELGYGEDEEFWGIVGLLHDLDFELWPEQHCIKERELMQEAGLSEELIHATTSHGWSITVDVKPEHEMEKVLYAVDELTGLIGAVVLMRPSKSVQDLELKSVLKKYKSPKFAAGCSREVIERGANILGWELNDLISRTIAALKTFRP, encoded by the coding sequence ATGGCATTATCAGCAAATATTACACGCGAAGGAGCGCTTGAACTCCTTAAGAAATACAATAAGGATCCGTTCCACCTTGAACATGGCGAAATCGTAGAAAATACGATGCGTTACTTTGCTCGTGAACTAGGTTACGGCGAAGACGAAGAATTCTGGGGAATTGTCGGTCTCTTGCACGACCTTGATTTTGAATTGTGGCCGGAACAGCATTGCATCAAGGAACGTGAATTGATGCAAGAGGCGGGTCTCTCCGAAGAGCTGATTCATGCGACGACGAGCCACGGCTGGAGTATAACAGTTGATGTCAAGCCAGAACATGAAATGGAAAAAGTGCTTTATGCCGTTGACGAACTCACGGGCTTGATTGGTGCGGTCGTTTTGATGCGCCCGTCCAAAAGCGTGCAGGATTTGGAACTGAAATCCGTCTTGAAAAAGTACAAGTCCCCGAAATTTGCGGCAGGCTGCTCTCGCGAAGTCATTGAACGCGGCGCAAATATCCTTGGCTGGGAATTAAATGACCTCATCTCCCGCACGATTGCTGCGCTGAAGACTTTCAGGCCGTGA
- a CDS encoding O-acetylhomoserine aminocarboxypropyltransferase/cysteine synthase family protein, with amino-acid sequence MTKNTSKKKIESAKNTANVTDPSKWNFATKCLQAGWKPKIGEPRVLPIFQSTTYKYEDVDEVERLFALKQSGNKYTRTGNPTVAAFESKITELEGGVGAVATASGQAAVLLAISNLVKAGDHIVASKTIYGGSYTLLSVRLSKLGIETTFIDPEDSIAELRKAFRPNTKLIFGETIGNPALGILDFEKFSKLAKEFDVPFLVDNTLATPFLVKPLKLGANVVIHSATKYIDGHAVALGGVVIDGGNYNWENGKFPDLVEPDAQYANTSYTQKFGRAAFIAKARAQFLRDYGAALSPFNAFLLNLGLETLHLRMPQHSNNALALAEFLSKHPAVNWVSYPGLKSSPYFKRIRKYFDYQGGSGVLTFGLKGGRAAIRSFVKALKVAALVVHVGDARTSVLHPATSTHSQLSPKDRLAAGIPEDMIRVSVGIEDPRDIIADFEQAIAASTKGGK; translated from the coding sequence ATGACAAAGAATACATCAAAAAAGAAAATTGAATCTGCAAAGAATACCGCTAACGTTACTGATCCGAGCAAATGGAATTTTGCAACAAAGTGTTTACAGGCAGGATGGAAGCCCAAGATTGGCGAACCACGCGTACTCCCGATTTTCCAGTCCACGACTTACAAGTACGAAGACGTCGATGAAGTGGAACGCCTCTTTGCACTCAAGCAATCAGGCAACAAATACACCCGCACAGGGAACCCGACCGTAGCGGCATTTGAAAGCAAGATTACGGAACTCGAAGGCGGCGTGGGTGCAGTTGCAACCGCATCGGGGCAAGCCGCAGTCCTCCTTGCGATTTCGAACCTCGTGAAAGCAGGCGACCACATTGTTGCAAGCAAAACCATTTACGGCGGCAGCTACACATTGCTCAGCGTAAGGCTTTCCAAGCTCGGCATTGAAACGACGTTCATCGACCCGGAAGATTCCATCGCAGAACTCCGCAAAGCATTCCGCCCCAACACCAAGCTCATTTTCGGCGAAACGATTGGCAATCCCGCCTTGGGCATTTTAGATTTTGAAAAGTTTTCCAAGCTCGCCAAGGAATTTGACGTTCCGTTCCTCGTTGATAATACACTCGCAACGCCATTCCTCGTGAAGCCTTTAAAACTCGGCGCAAACGTCGTCATCCATTCCGCAACAAAGTACATCGACGGCCATGCCGTCGCGCTCGGCGGTGTCGTCATTGACGGTGGCAATTACAACTGGGAAAACGGTAAGTTCCCGGACCTCGTGGAACCGGACGCACAATATGCGAACACTTCCTATACTCAAAAATTTGGACGTGCCGCATTTATCGCAAAGGCTCGCGCTCAATTCTTGCGCGATTATGGCGCCGCATTAAGCCCGTTCAACGCATTCCTTTTGAATTTGGGCCTTGAAACGCTCCATTTGCGAATGCCGCAACACAGCAACAACGCACTCGCATTGGCTGAATTTTTGTCCAAGCATCCGGCCGTGAATTGGGTCAGCTATCCGGGACTCAAATCTAGCCCATATTTTAAGCGCATCCGCAAATACTTTGATTACCAAGGCGGCAGCGGTGTGCTCACCTTCGGTCTCAAGGGTGGCAGAGCTGCCATCCGCTCCTTCGTCAAAGCATTGAAAGTTGCCGCCCTCGTCGTTCACGTTGGCGACGCCCGCACAAGCGTTTTGCACCCGGCAACAAGCACACATTCGCAGCTTTCGCCTAAAGACAGACTCGCCGCAGGCATCCCCGAAGATATGATTCGCGTATCCGTTGGCATCGAAGACCCGCGCGACATCATCGCTGACTTTGAACAAGCTATTGCAGCAAGCACCAAAGGCGGTAAGTAA
- a CDS encoding 50S ribosomal protein L11 methyltransferase: MSIVVDVNKYLALNGATKRIKDYLSIEVADHAYLPKTEDIKSDWVAYIAAPAFKLIREKLGHDIDSFVSIGTGSGIDVLTGIELLGAKRVGFTDLQRSVVAAAAQNVRSNIKETSKIEFEFGNGDLLQPLQNGKRNYDVIYENLPNVPLASNTKIEDKRNSGHYLEKREEAIPEFVHEQMLDLHYLALKQARDYLAENGAVYSTLGGRVPLNAFIKLGELAGLRSEIFTYSWKVQAEPEDVISGYAAQEKAGLGPFRFYRAEDLQKAFANISVKDSGKRAFEIEKTLDSVKLTATAAYEAFKKGEVIGHTVAVLKSSLK, encoded by the coding sequence ATGAGTATCGTTGTAGATGTCAATAAATACCTTGCATTAAATGGTGCGACAAAGCGCATCAAAGATTACCTCTCTATTGAAGTTGCCGATCACGCCTACCTGCCGAAAACAGAAGACATTAAAAGCGACTGGGTCGCCTACATTGCAGCCCCCGCTTTCAAGCTGATTCGCGAAAAATTGGGTCACGACATTGATTCATTCGTTTCCATCGGCACAGGCTCCGGCATTGACGTGTTGACCGGCATTGAGCTTTTGGGAGCAAAGCGCGTAGGCTTCACGGATTTGCAAAGAAGCGTTGTCGCCGCCGCTGCACAGAACGTTCGAAGCAATATCAAAGAGACCTCCAAAATCGAATTTGAATTCGGCAACGGCGACCTTTTGCAACCGCTCCAAAACGGCAAGCGAAATTACGACGTGATTTACGAGAACCTCCCCAACGTGCCGCTTGCAAGCAATACAAAAATTGAAGACAAGCGCAATAGCGGGCATTACTTGGAAAAACGCGAAGAGGCTATTCCCGAATTTGTGCATGAACAAATGCTTGACTTGCATTACTTGGCACTCAAGCAAGCACGCGATTACTTGGCCGAAAACGGAGCCGTCTATTCAACGCTTGGTGGGCGCGTTCCGCTCAATGCGTTCATCAAGCTTGGCGAACTCGCCGGACTCCGTTCTGAAATTTTCACGTATTCCTGGAAAGTCCAAGCCGAGCCGGAAGATGTGATTTCGGGATACGCCGCGCAAGAAAAAGCTGGCCTCGGCCCGTTCAGATTCTACCGCGCTGAAGACTTGCAAAAAGCATTCGCAAACATTTCTGTCAAGGATTCCGGCAAACGGGCTTTTGAAATTGAAAAAACTCTCGATTCCGTAAAGCTTACCGCAACCGCCGCATACGAAGCGTTCAAAAAAGGCGAAGTCATCGGCCATACCGTCGCCGTGTTAAAATCAAGTTTAAAATAG
- a CDS encoding dimethylsulfonioproprionate lyase family protein encodes MKNVIQNLIEESQKFLFKRAKIDDKIGLEAANFAVRDIPKPIGKFEKSDSPLIRYIGEAIKHGNPETADLLKALEPALPYLPWKYNYEPRPDMPDLADQMGWGEILGPEAPYHDEHFCFGFTLLGKNTFYPSHLHPATELYVILSGHAIWTLDGISKVRSPGEFVLHPSNHIHSMQTEHEPMLALYTWSGKDVKTLSKYV; translated from the coding sequence ATGAAAAATGTTATTCAAAATTTAATTGAAGAATCCCAAAAGTTCCTTTTCAAGAGAGCCAAAATAGACGACAAAATCGGGCTCGAAGCCGCCAATTTTGCAGTCCGAGACATTCCAAAGCCAATTGGAAAATTTGAAAAAAGCGACTCGCCGCTAATCCGCTACATTGGAGAAGCCATCAAGCACGGGAACCCTGAAACAGCGGATTTGTTAAAAGCTTTGGAGCCCGCCCTCCCCTATTTGCCGTGGAAATACAATTACGAGCCGCGCCCCGACATGCCTGATTTGGCCGATCAAATGGGATGGGGAGAAATTCTCGGTCCAGAAGCGCCCTATCACGACGAGCATTTTTGTTTCGGTTTTACGCTCCTAGGCAAAAACACCTTTTACCCCTCCCACTTGCACCCCGCCACAGAACTGTACGTCATTTTGTCCGGACACGCCATCTGGACATTAGACGGGATCTCAAAAGTACGCAGTCCTGGTGAATTTGTACTGCACCCGTCCAATCACATTCACTCCATGCAAACCGAACACGAACCCATGCTCGCGCTCTACACGTGGAGCGGTAAAGACGTCAAAACGCTTTCAAAATATGTGTAA
- a CDS encoding DUF6803 family protein, with the protein MYSTHYMDLLMQNSPWNLILFMAIPVILAETIAITELFLLKSPNAHPTLSKVNRTAGILAGFAFFGIIIYFIPNVIIPLASAGEFRTWIDVVAIFSYILAGIPMILLALLNLKLLFRKVVEQKKTTYAILLLAAFLVLSHIAMIFGMVDPGIAGYKPKAKAVSEVQPPAHHMDSMHEGHHYHH; encoded by the coding sequence ATGTACTCTACTCACTATATGGATCTGCTGATGCAGAATTCTCCCTGGAACCTGATTCTCTTCATGGCAATCCCCGTCATTCTCGCAGAGACCATCGCCATCACGGAATTGTTCCTGCTCAAATCGCCAAATGCGCACCCGACACTCTCCAAAGTGAATCGCACCGCGGGGATTCTTGCAGGGTTCGCATTCTTTGGAATCATAATCTATTTCATTCCGAACGTCATTATACCGCTAGCATCTGCTGGTGAATTCAGAACATGGATTGACGTCGTAGCCATATTCTCTTATATCCTTGCGGGCATTCCGATGATATTGCTTGCACTTTTGAACTTGAAACTTTTATTCCGCAAAGTTGTTGAGCAGAAAAAAACGACATACGCTATTCTTCTACTCGCCGCATTTCTCGTGCTTTCTCACATTGCCATGATCTTCGGGATGGTTGACCCGGGAATTGCAGGCTACAAGCCCAAGGCGAAGGCAGTTTCCGAGGTTCAACCCCCTGCACACCACATGGATTCAATGCACGAAGGTCACCACTATCACCATTGA
- the bioB gene encoding biotin synthase BioB — MTITDYLTKDWDESKTLTREECLQILNFPDNQLDLLIEAAFKLRTKYKGNRVNIQLLTNVRSGNCTQNCAYCAQSRDSQAPIEKYKSVSDDKLYGDNNLVDEFHLSRHCIGLSGMGFTDKEIEELAERIAHMKKSGTHICCSIGFLTEHQARILKAAGLDRINHNLNTSRRFYPEICSTHTYERRIQNIRMLQSIGFEICCGGIIGMGESKEDVVDMLFDLVAIHPESVPINFLLPVKGTRLANRDISGLTFEYGIKILCLARLLLPKSDIRCAAGREIYFKGHEKELFKVADSIFASGYLTEGGQSLEATFRQIENAGFTWAIESKDE, encoded by the coding sequence ATGACAATTACAGATTATTTGACGAAAGATTGGGACGAAAGCAAAACCCTTACCCGCGAAGAATGTTTGCAAATTTTAAATTTTCCGGATAATCAACTTGACTTGCTAATTGAAGCAGCATTCAAATTACGCACGAAATACAAAGGCAACCGTGTCAACATCCAGCTTTTGACGAATGTCCGTAGCGGCAACTGCACTCAAAATTGCGCCTATTGCGCCCAATCTCGCGATTCCCAAGCGCCCATTGAAAAATACAAAAGCGTTTCGGACGACAAGCTCTACGGCGATAATAATCTTGTTGATGAATTTCACCTGTCTCGGCATTGCATCGGGCTTTCGGGCATGGGTTTCACAGACAAAGAAATTGAAGAACTCGCCGAACGCATTGCGCACATGAAGAAATCGGGGACGCACATTTGTTGTTCCATCGGATTCTTGACCGAGCACCAAGCCCGCATTTTAAAGGCGGCAGGCCTTGACCGCATCAACCACAACCTGAATACGAGCCGCCGTTTTTACCCCGAAATTTGCAGCACCCACACATACGAGCGACGCATCCAAAACATTCGCATGTTGCAGAGCATCGGCTTTGAAATATGCTGTGGCGGAATCATTGGCATGGGCGAATCAAAAGAAGACGTGGTCGATATGCTTTTTGACTTGGTCGCCATCCATCCAGAATCCGTCCCCATAAACTTTTTGTTGCCGGTCAAAGGCACACGCCTCGCCAACCGCGACATTTCCGGGCTCACATTCGAATACGGCATCAAAATTCTTTGCCTAGCCCGCTTGTTGCTCCCGAAATCGGACATCCGCTGCGCCGCCGGTCGCGAAATCTATTTCAAAGGACACGAAAAGGAACTCTTCAAAGTCGCCGATTCCATTTTCGCTTCGGGTTACCTCACCGAAGGCGGTCAAAGCTTGGAAGCCACATTCCGCCAAATCGAAAACGCAGGCTTCACGTGGGCTATAGAAAGCAAAGACGAATAA